A stretch of DNA from Oryzomicrobium terrae:
TTCTCGATGATGACCCCGCCGGCGAGCAGGAAGGCGAACTGCATGCCGAGGATGGTCAGTACCGGGATCAGGGCGTTGGGCAGGGCGTGCCGCCACAGGGCGCGGAAGGCGCTCAGGCCCTTGGCCCGGGCGGTGCGCAGGTAATCCTCATGGAGGGTTTCCACCAGGGCGGCGCGTAGTACCCGGGCCAGGATCGCCGCCTGGGGCACGGCCAGGGCCACCGCCGGCAGGGTCAGGGATTTGAGCCCGGGCCAGAGCCCCGCGTCCCAGCCGGCAAAGCCCCCGGCAGACACCCAGCGCAGGTCGATGGCAAACACCAGCACCAGCAGGATGCCCAGCCAAAAGTTGGGCACCGCCACCCCCAGCTGGGCCAGGCCGGACAGCCAGGCGTCCCCTGCCCTGCCCCGCCAAGTGGCGGCCCCCAGCCCGAGCGGCAGGGCCGCCAGGGTGGCCAGGATCAGGGCGTAGGCGGCGAGCGGCAGCGAGACCTGAAGACGCTCGGCAATCAGCTCGCTCACCGGTACCCGGTAGGTGTAGCTCTGGCCGAAGTCGCCCCGGGCCAAGGCCGCCAGCCAGTCCAGATAGCGCTGCCAGGGGGCGGCATCGAGGCCGAGTTGATGGCGCAGGGCCGCCACCGCCTCGGGGGGCGCGTCCAGGCCGAGCATGTAGCGGGCCGGGTCGCCGGGGACGATCTGCAGCACGGCGAACACCACCAGGGTCGCCGCCAGCAGGGTGCCGGCCAGGGACGCCAGGCGTCCCGCCAGGTAGGCCGGACCGAAGCGGTGCAGTATGAAACCGAGCAAGGTCGCCAGGGCCAATCCGCCGACGGCGGCCGTCCAGGGCCAGGGAATGGCCGGACCGTGGCCCGCCGCGGCGCTGACGCCTCCGGGTTCGTCGAAATAGGCGTCGGCGACGATGGTGCCGTCCACCAGCCCGCCCACGTGCAGCCCTTTGAAGCGCCCGTCCCATACCCCCAGCTTGGGGTACTGGAAGAGGAAGCCGTTGACCGCGTCGTCGCTCAGGCGGCGCTGGATGTCGTGCAGCAGCGCGGTGCGCCGAGCCGGTTCGGTGGTGTCGTCCAGGGCGGCGAGCAGAGCCTTGTAGCCGGGTTGGGCGTAGCCGAAGTAGTAATCGTCCCGGCCGTAGATGTCGTAATCCACCGGCTCGGCGTGGACGACCAGGGTCAGGTCGAACTCGCGCCGGGTGAATACCTGGTCCAGCCACTGGGCCCATTCCAGGTTGCGGATGGCTACCCGGATGCCGGCCTGGGCCAGCTGGGCGGCGAGGATTTCCCCGCCGCGCCGGGCATAGGGCGGTGGCGGCAGGGCCAGGGTGACGTCGATCCCTTGTGGGTAGCCGGCTTCAGCCAGCAGCGCTTTGGCTCGGGCCGGGTCGTGGGGATAGCGCCCGGTCAGGTCGAGGGCTGCCGGATGGCGCGGTGGGAAATGGCTCCCGATGGGCAAGCCGTAGCCGAACATGGCGCCGTCGATCAGCGCCTGGCGGTCGATGGCATGGGCGATGGCGCGGCGCACCCGCAGGTCGTCGAAGGGGGCCTTGCGGTTGTTGATGGCAAGCAGGGTCTCACCCTCGGTGGAGCCGACGAAGACGGCAAAGCGCTTGTCGGCCTGGAATTGGGGGATGTTCTCCGGCGATGGGTAGTTGGGAAAGGCATCCACGTCGCCGGCCATCAGGGCGGCAAAGGCGGCACTGGGCTCGGCGATGAACTTGAAAGTGGCCCGGGCCAGCCGGGGGGCGCTGCCCCAGTAGACCGGGTTGCGTTCCAGGACGATGGCGTCGCCGCGCCGCCAGGCGGCGAAGCGGAACGGACCGGTGCCCACCGGCACCGCTGCGTTGCCCTTGGCCGAGGCCGGCGCCACCATCACCAGGGCGGCCCAGCCCAGGGTCTGCAGCAGGCTGCCGCTGCGCCGGGACAGGTCGATGCGCAGGGTCTGGGCATCCTCCGCCACCACCGCCTGGATTGCCGCCAGCTTGGCTTTCTGCGGATTGCCCGAATCCGGTGCCCGGGCCCGCTCCAGGGCGAAGCGGGCCACGCTGGCGTCGAAGGCCGTGCCGTCGTGGAAGCGCACGCCGGGACGCAGGTGGAAGCGGTAGGTCCGCCCGTCCGGCGAAATCTCCCAGGAGGTGGCCAGCTGGGGTTGGGGATCGCCGTTGGCGTCGAGGCGCACCAGGCCTTCGAAAACGTTGCCATACACCACTTCGCTGATCGGCGCCGCCGCCAGGGCGGTGGGGTCGAGAATCGGCGGTTCGAGTTGGATGGCGATGGTGGCCTGGTCCCGGGCCTGGGCCGGTGTTGCCAAGCTCAGGCCGAGGCAGGCCGCCAGGAGCAGGCCCAGGGCAAGGGATATGCTGACGCCGGCGCTGGCCAGGCGGCCGGTCAGCCCGACCCCCAGCCGTTGAAAGAGCTGGTTAATCACGCCGACACGGCCCCTGCGCGGTGGGCGCTCCCGGGGGCGGCGCCAACCCGGGCCAGGATCTGCTGCAGCCGTTCGGCGGCCCCGGCCGCCTCGGCAGGCAGACCCAGCTGGGTGTAGATCCGGGCCAGGGCGCGGTTCACCGGCACGCTGGCCGGGTCGCCGTTGCGTCGCACTTCGAGCCACTGCTGGGCGAGCACCCAGCGGCCGGCCCGGTGGGCGGCGTCGAGCAGCACCTGCTCGAACAGGTCGCGCTGGGCATGGCTGCCGCCGATCACCACCAGGCGCGGTACGGCCAGGGCGAGGTGGCGCACTGCCTCCTCGTGGTCGCCCCGGGCGTAGGCCAGCAACCCACGGCCGGCCGGCAGGGCCACGTCGCGCCAGGTTTCTCGGCTGTGCTCGGGGGCTTCCTCGGCCTGACGGGCGAAAGCGACCAGCAGGGTGTCGGCTTCCGGCCGGCCGGCCCGGGCCAGGCCGTAGAGGTAGAGCAGGCTGAGGAACGGCTGCACCGTATCGTTCTGGCGGACCGCCAGGTGGTCCGCCAGGTCGCCCCAGCGTTCGCCCACGTCCACGCCGGCCAGTTCCAGCCGGGTGAGCAGCTGTACGGCGCCGATCTGATCCTGGGAATAGGCCTTGGCAATGCCCCAGACGTGGCGGTCGTAGATGTCCAGCACCTGCTGGTTGCGCCCCCGGCTCAGGTAGAACACGGCCAGGTGCCACCAGTTGTGGGTGTACATGAAGGAATTGAGCCCCTGCCAGGTGTCGCTGACGCTTTCCAGGAAGACGGCGCCCTCCTCTACCTGGCCCCGGGTCAGCAGCACGTGGGCCAGGGCGTGCTGGGCCCAGGGTTCCTTGCGTTGCAGCCCAATGGCGCGGCGGGCGGCCCCTTCGGCCTGGTCGAGCAGGTGGCACTGCTCGTAGGCGAAGGCAGCCAAGCCGTGGGCGTGGGGCACGTCGGCGTTGTGTGGCAGGACCTTGGCGGCGACCCGCAGCATCTCGGGTGAATTGCCCCGGTTGAATTCCAGGTACTGATGCAGCTTGGCGATGGCCAGGTCCCGCGGGTATTCGTCGCTCAGCTGGTCGCTCAGGCGCAGGGTCTTGGGCAGGTCGTCCTCTACCCAGGCACGCAGCACGGCGATGTTGAGCTGTTCTCGGCGGGTCGCCCGGCCGGCCTGACGCTCGGCCCGATCCAGGTAGGCGGCAGCCCGGGCCGGGGCCTCGGGGGCTTCGAGGAACATCCAGAGAAAGCCGGCGTAGGCATTGGCCAGGGGGTTGTCCGGATCGGCATCGGCCGCGGCGGCGATGTTTTCCGCCCGGGTTTCGTAGCCGAGAAAGCCGCCGACGAAGTCGTCGATGGCCGCCCGGGTGGCCTCGTTGTCACTGGTGACCGTGTTGCCCAAGTAGTCCTGTGCCATGCCTGTTCTCCCTGAAAATCGTTAGCCGGCACGGTTTGATGGTTGCGGCGCCGGATCGGTGTGGTGTTTTTCCTGGCCGTTCGCCTGGGGAGCGGCCAG
This window harbors:
- a CDS encoding tetratricopeptide repeat protein codes for the protein MAQDYLGNTVTSDNEATRAAIDDFVGGFLGYETRAENIAAAADADPDNPLANAYAGFLWMFLEAPEAPARAAAYLDRAERQAGRATRREQLNIAVLRAWVEDDLPKTLRLSDQLSDEYPRDLAIAKLHQYLEFNRGNSPEMLRVAAKVLPHNADVPHAHGLAAFAYEQCHLLDQAEGAARRAIGLQRKEPWAQHALAHVLLTRGQVEEGAVFLESVSDTWQGLNSFMYTHNWWHLAVFYLSRGRNQQVLDIYDRHVWGIAKAYSQDQIGAVQLLTRLELAGVDVGERWGDLADHLAVRQNDTVQPFLSLLYLYGLARAGRPEADTLLVAFARQAEEAPEHSRETWRDVALPAGRGLLAYARGDHEEAVRHLALAVPRLVVIGGSHAQRDLFEQVLLDAAHRAGRWVLAQQWLEVRRNGDPASVPVNRALARIYTQLGLPAEAAGAAERLQQILARVGAAPGSAHRAGAVSA
- a CDS encoding ABC transporter substrate-binding protein, with product MINQLFQRLGVGLTGRLASAGVSISLALGLLLAACLGLSLATPAQARDQATIAIQLEPPILDPTALAAAPISEVVYGNVFEGLVRLDANGDPQPQLATSWEISPDGRTYRFHLRPGVRFHDGTAFDASVARFALERARAPDSGNPQKAKLAAIQAVVAEDAQTLRIDLSRRSGSLLQTLGWAALVMVAPASAKGNAAVPVGTGPFRFAAWRRGDAIVLERNPVYWGSAPRLARATFKFIAEPSAAFAALMAGDVDAFPNYPSPENIPQFQADKRFAVFVGSTEGETLLAINNRKAPFDDLRVRRAIAHAIDRQALIDGAMFGYGLPIGSHFPPRHPAALDLTGRYPHDPARAKALLAEAGYPQGIDVTLALPPPPYARRGGEILAAQLAQAGIRVAIRNLEWAQWLDQVFTRREFDLTLVVHAEPVDYDIYGRDDYYFGYAQPGYKALLAALDDTTEPARRTALLHDIQRRLSDDAVNGFLFQYPKLGVWDGRFKGLHVGGLVDGTIVADAYFDEPGGVSAAAGHGPAIPWPWTAAVGGLALATLLGFILHRFGPAYLAGRLASLAGTLLAATLVVFAVLQIVPGDPARYMLGLDAPPEAVAALRHQLGLDAAPWQRYLDWLAALARGDFGQSYTYRVPVSELIAERLQVSLPLAAYALILATLAALPLGLGAATWRGRAGDAWLSGLAQLGVAVPNFWLGILLVLVFAIDLRWVSAGGFAGWDAGLWPGLKSLTLPAVALAVPQAAILARVLRAALVETLHEDYLRTARAKGLSAFRALWRHALPNALIPVLTILGMQFAFLLAGGVIIENVFFLPGLGRLVFQAIAQRDLIVVQNVVILLVFAVALVTFVVDLAYVAVDPRLKERRPS